The region GATGGTGCTGATCTTTCCGCTGAGGCAGTCGATTGTGGCGCCTGTGAACACTTGGCCGATCGGCTTCAAGACGCTGCGGTAGATCGTTCCGTTGTCTGGATCGACACGCACGGAACTTGCGACACTGTAAACAAGAAGGTCAACTTTCTTGCCCATCTTCTTGAGTGTGTTGATAACGTTTTGGCGCATCTCGTGCGAGAAGGCGTCACCGTTGAATGTCACGGATTCGAGGCCCGCTTCTTTTGCGAATTTGTCGAAAGCCATGTTGTTGTACCATCCCGGAGTTCCTGTCTTTTCGCGGGATTCGCCGATTCCTCCGTCGGAACCTTCCTTTTCGAATGAAACGCCGATGGTTATCGCCTTGTAGCCAAATGCGGCGACTATGCGGCTTGCAAGTCCATAACCGGTAGAGCAGCCGAGGACAAGAACGGTCTTCGGTGCATCGGCGGGAATATTGCGCGTGGTGAATTTCTTTTCGATAAATTCAATTTGGTGTTTGACGTCGGCAGCGCAACCCTTCGGGTGAGCGTTAATGCACATGTTGCTGCGGATCAACGGTTCAATAATCATAGTGGACTCCTAGTTTTTGACGCTCGCAACTTAGCAATAAAAGGCTAGTCGCTATGGCGTAAAAACAAAGTCTTTGAACGTAAAGTATTTGTGTAATAATTATGTAATAATTTAAGAAGTTTGTAAGGCCTTGTGAGTAGAAGATGTGCTAAATATGCGTCTAAAAGTAGAAATGTCGATAAATTTTATACAATGGAATTTGCTATTTTCTGTCATAAAAGTAAAAAGGATCACTAGAGGAAATTATGACTGAAAAAAGTCCTGTTCGTGTACGCTTTGCTCCAAGCCCCACGGGTTACTTGCATGTGGGTGGCGCTCGCACGGCGATTTACAATTACTTCTTTGCAAAACACATGGGTGGTACGTTCTACCTGCGCATCGAGGATACTGACCGTAAGCGCTATAACGAAACTGCTCTTCACGACTTGATGCGTGACCTCAAGTGGCTTGGCCTCCAGTGGGATGAAGGTCCGGGTTGCGAAGGTGACTGCGGTCCGTATTTCCAGAGCGAACGCCTGGATATCTACCATCGCGAAATCAAGAAGCTTCTGGATGCGGGTTGCGCTTACCACTGCTTCTGCACAGAAGAACGCTTGCAGGAAGTCCGCGCCGAACAAGAAAAGTCTCACGTGCCGGTCACAGGTTACGATCGCCACTGCCGTAACATCAGCCGCGAAGAAGCCGAAGCCCGCATTGCTGCTGGTGAAAAGGCTGTTATCCGCTTCAAGGTTCCGGAAACGGGCGTCACGGAATTCGATGACATGATCCGTGGACACATCAGCTACCAGAACGAACTTTTGGATGACCTCGTGCTCATCAAGCGCGATGGCTTCCCGACTTACCACTTTGCAAGTGTTGTCGATGACCACTACATGGGAACGACTCACGTGCTCCGTGGTGATGAATGGATCAGCTCTACGCCGAAGCACGAACTTTTGTACAAGGCTTTCGGTTGGCAACCGCCTGTGTGGTGCCATTTGCCGGTGATTCTTGACAAGAACGGTGGTAAGCTTTCCAAGCGCAAGGGCGCTGCTTCTGTCGGTGACTTCCGCGACCTCGGCTACTTGCCGGAAACGCTTGTCAACTACTTAGCGCTCCTCGGCTGGAATCCAGGTGACGACCGCGAAGTGATGAGCGTCAAGGAAATGATCGACTGCTTTACGCTCGAACGCATTAACCCGAAGTCCGCAAGCTTTGACGAAAAGAAGCTCCAGTGGATGAACGGCCAGCACATCCACATGTGCGATGATGAATTCCTCAAGAACATCATGGTCGAAGGTCTCAAGGCTATGGGCGTTGATACGAGCGCTGAACCGAACGAACGCTTGCTCGAAATCGTAAAGCAGCTCAAGCCTCGTGCACACTTTGTACAGGACCTTGCTACGATGGCGAAGTACTTCTTTGTCGCTCCGACGGAATACGACGAGAAGGGGGCGAAGAAGCATTTCGGTGAAGGCTCCAAGGAAGTCGCGACGCTCGTGCGCGATATGCTTGCTTCCATCGAAGACTTCAAGACTCCGGTGATTGAGAAGGGCTTCTATGAATTGGCAGAACGCTGTGGCCACAAGGTCGGTGAACTGGTGGGCGCTCCGCGCCTCGCTGTTTCCGGTGTGACTGCGGGTCCTGGCCTCTGGGAAATGTTCGAAATTATCGGCAAGGAAGAAGTGCTCCGCCGAATGGATGTGGCTTTGCCGCTGATGAAATAGTTTTAAGCTATGGGGGCGCTCGTAAACTCGCTTTGGGCTCGCTTCGCTTTGGGCAACCTCAAAGGGAGCCGTAGGCGACCGACCTCATACCCCAAAGGCACGAAGTGCCGACCCCATAGCTAACTATTAACTAGTAACTTTAGAATGCGTCAATATTTTCCATACAGATTATACTCACAGCAGCTGTACTGCAGGCAATGCCGGCAGGCAGTTCGCCATGATATCTGTGCGATGGAAGAGTATTCGACGTATGGTGGCTTGGATCGTGGAATCCCGCTGCTTTGCGTTTGTACGCACTGCGGAACGATCCATGTCGCTTTTTCGCAGGAATTTGCTTTTGGACGTAAGGACGAAGCTCATTCCGAATATGCGAAAGTCTATGGACACAATCGAATTTTCCCGGGTGACTGGCTTTACTTTGACGGGGCGACAAGGCCATGTATTGTTAAAAGCTTTTTCCAGTCCAGAGACCGGGAAGTTGTTGTGTACAAACGGAATGGCATGCCCGATGAAAAGTATGAAGGGCCGAAGATTCCGATAAGTCATGAGGTGGCGCCTGAAGGCTACAGGCTCTTGCCGGCACAGTGTGTGAACACTTTGCTTGGAGATCATGTTTACCATGTCCTCCGCAAACAGTTTGGTGTGGCTGTTGGTGTTGTTAAGGATGATACTAAAGACAAACTTGTGGTAAAGATGGATGATGGGTTGTTGGTCTTTATGAGTTATCCGCGTTATGCGGAGAATCCGCCAAACGACGAGGTTGTTTCCGTTGTGCGTAAACGACTGGAAATTTTGTCGAGCGGACTCAGTGAAGACATCACCATCGAAGCCGGTCAAGGAATTGTTTACTTGCGCGGTTTTGTAAATAGCCTTGCAACAAAACGGGCTATTCAGACAACTGTTGGAGAAATTATGGGACTCCGTGGTTGTGTGAACATGGTCCGTGTCCGTAAAAACTCTAAGATGACCGATGGTGACTTGGAGCGGCGGATCTGGGATGTTTTGGATGATGTTGCACATCCGATTTTTAAGTACAGCGTCAAGGTGAAATCTGGCGCTGCGAAGGTGACTTTCTATTACGAGGACGAAGTCTATCCTGAAGAACTGAAGGCTCGTATTGAAAGTATTCCAGGCATAGTCTCGTTGAATATGCATGGAACTGCAATTTTAAAAAAGAATTTGGGAAAACAAGATCTTTGCCGGAAGATTATGGATAAACTTGCGTCATACCGCTTCTTGAAAAATTCTTTTGTCCATGTTACTTATGTGGGAAAGCGTTTTTTGGTCGAAGGGCGTGTACGCAATATTATTCAGAGAGAGTTTGCACTATTGGCTGTTGCAGGATTTGCGCGGTCGGTGGCGGTGGGTAACCGGTTGAGAATATTAAAAACTTAGGAGTAAAAAGGGGATAACAAATGGCTACAGGCTATGAAAAAATAAGTAAAATCAAGTGTAAACTTCGTGTGCCGATGACGGTTGCAATGCTTGCCGAAGCTATGGATTGTGGTCCGCGAACCATATTCCGCCACTTAAACGCTTTGGAGCAGGAAAACTGTGGCTTGCATAAGTTTAAAAAAAATGGTGAGACTTTCTACGTTATTCAAACGGAACAGAAAGTTGATTTTAACCAGAAAATCGTCAAACAGCTTGAAAGGCTGAAAAAGACGATGAATGACACGACTCCGCTTGACTTGAAGAACAGAAAGCTTATTGACAGTGTCATCTCGTCGATGCAGACAACAGACCCGGATGGCTTTAAGGCAGAAGCGATTACTCTTGATCCGAACTATATCATGGATTATGGCCCGTTCTGCGACCATAAGGCTCAAGACTGTATGGTCTCAAAGCTTTTGTCTGCAATACGCGAAGGCTTTAAGATTCGCATCGTGTACAGAAGCACAAACGAAGGTACCGAAAAGGAAACGAAGGAAGTTTGCCCGATCAAGCTTGTAATGCGTGTGGATACGCTTTACTTGATTGCTGCGGATGAAACTTACGCAGAAACTCATGTTTTCAAGAATTATCTTGTTGAAAATATCATGAGTGTGGCTCAGACGAATAACTGCGCCATGACGCTTCGTGAGCCGTTCTGTGTGTATGATCATTATAAGTATGCTTTTGGCAAGTATGTTTCTACGGACGATCCAGAAACCATTTCGCTTGTTATTAAATCTGGCTGGCTCAAGACTCAGTTTAACAAGTCCCGATTCTCGCCGCCTGCAGAATTTGCCGAAGATAAAGACGGCAATATGATTGTGACATTGAAGCTTCGTTTGACTCCGGACTTTAAGACATGGCTGTTTGGAGTGCTTCCGGATGTGAAAATTTTGAAGCCGGAATCCTTGAAAACGGAAATGCTTGAACGCTTGAAAAATACTTTGAAAGAAATGAAGGCTTAGTGATGGAGTACCATCTTTCTGATTACAACTTTGAATTCCCGAAAGAACTGATTGCGTCCCGTACGGCGGGTAAGGGCAAAACGCGCATTTTGTATTGTCCGAAGAATGGCGGCGAACGCCGCATTATGAAGGCTCCTGAAATTGTCGATTTGTTCCGTCCGGGGGACTGCCTTGTGGTGAACAACACGAAGGTGATACCCGCTCGTCTTTATGGTGAAACTCAATTTGGTGGCCAAGTCGAAGTGCTTTTAGTCCAGGCGCTGAACCCGTCTGAATCAGGCGAGGCTCGCTTTGAAGCGAAAGTGCATCCGGGTAAGGCTTTCCAGGTTGGGCGTGAACTGACGCTTGCTGGAGTGCGTACTTTTGTGGAAGAAGTTCATGAGGAAGACGGTAATCGTGTCTTGCGCTTTGAAAAAACGCCTTCTGAAATGGAAGAGGTCATGAATAGGGAAGGCCATGTTCCACTGCCTCCTTATATTGACCGTCCCGATGATGAAGACGATAAAAAGGCGTACCAGACGATTTTTGCAAAGTATGCTGGCGCCGTGGCCGCTCCGACGGCAAGCCTCCACTTTAGCGAACAAATGCTTGATGACTTAAAGGCCAAGGGCGTCTATGTCGCTGAAGTCACGCTCCATGTGGGGCCGGGAACGTTCCAGAACATTTCTGTCGAAGATTTCACGCAGCATAAAATGCATGGCGAACATTACGAACTCACCAAGGAAAATGCAGACATCATCAACAAGGCTAAACGCGAAGGCGGCCGTATTGTGACTGTCGGCACGACGAGTACGCGCGTGGTCGAGACGATTGCCGATGCGAACGGATTCTTGAAACCGCAAAAGGGCGTGACCTATGCGTTCTTCTATCCGGGCTACAAGTACAAATTGATTGATGGACTTTTAACCAATTTCCATTGGCCAAAAAGTTCTCTCATTTTGCTTGTGTCCGCATTCTATGGCCGCGAAAACACGCTCGACGCATACAAAATGGCCGTAGAGAACAAGCTTAAATTGTTCAGCTACGGCGACGGAATGCTGATTTTGTAAGGGATTACTTTGTAGGCGTTTCGGATTCCATTTCGAGCGCCTGCGGAATCTTTTCGTCCTTGCAAAGGATTTCTTCGCGAATCTTGAATGTGAAGTCCTCCAGATTGTTTTCAAACATCTTCTGGAAGGGCTTCTTTTTTTGTACACGTTCCAAAGCGCAAGAGCAGTAATTGATGCGCTGGATCAGCTTGACTTCGTTGGTCGGCGTATCATGCGAAAAGACGCATTCGTGCATGATGGCGTATTCCATGGAACGGTCATAACGGTATTTGCATTTGTTCGGAAGGTCCGGCTGTGCGGCAATTTTCTCGATGATCTTTTCGGTTGGGATCTTGCTGCTGAACCAGTTATTGGCTTGGTAGCCCAAGAAGAAAAATAGCAAGCAGACGATGATACGGATGGTATTCCTTCTGCGGTATGCCATTCTGTTGAAACTGCGCTCGATGGCTGCAAAAGTCATTGTCGCATGTTTCTTGACTTCGTTCAAATCATCGTTTTCGTTGTTGTTTATGTTGTTGTTTTCAGTCATGCTTCTTCAAGTGCCCATACTTCTGGATAGGTGCGGTACGTGTTTGCATAGTCGAGACCGTAGCCTACCACAAATTTATCTTCAATTTCAAAACCAACGAAGTCGGCATGGAAATCCACCGTTCGTCTAGATTCCTTGTTCAACAGTACGCAAGTCGTGATGGAGGCGGGGGTGTAGTCCGCGAGGGCTTTCACGAGGGAATACATCGTGTTGCCAGTGTCTAGAATGTCGTCAATCAACAGAACGCGCTTGCCCTTGATGTCGAGACCTTCAAGGCCCGAGATATGGACGTTCGCGCTCGGATGGTCGGAATCGCCGTAGCTTGACGCCTTGATAAATGCAATGCGCAATTTCGGAGTCGCGATACGGCGGGACAAGTCGGCGGTAAACATATAGCTGCCAGTCAGTGCAGATAAAATCACGTCGAAATCAAACGCCTTCAGTTCTTGGGCGAGCGAGTCCAGACGCGCGTTTATCTCTCGCGCTGTAATGAGTGGAGCGCTTGGCAGCTTGTACATTAGACCACCTCAAAGTTCAACCATTGGAACATCGGCTTGAGGGCCGCAAACTTTCCGTCTGGTTCTGCCTTGTATTGCTTGTAGATGCTGAAGACGTGGTTTTCAAGAGAAGTCTTGTTGATGAAAAGCTTCAGCCAGTCGGCGACCGTGATGAGGTCGGTGATGTAGTTGAGCGTTTCTTCGTTGAACTTCTTGGAAACTTCGTCAATGAGGAGCGTGAGCTTGTGGAAGAACATGTGACCAAGCCCGCCAAAGCTAAAGTGCGTGTTGAGCGCTGTTGCTTCGTCGATGAGTTCGTGGATCTCTTCGATGGTCGCCTTGTTGTGTTCGTTCAGCAACTGCAATGCGGCATGATGAATTCTGGCGTTGATCTCCACCGTGAGGATTTTGCGCATAGTGTCCGGCAAGGTGTGGTCCGGGTCGGCAAGGCTGTCGATGGAAATGCCATGGTTCAGAGCAAAGCCGGAGAACGACTTTGTGATGTTCTCGAGGTGCTTTTGCGTCGAGAGCAAGTTGATGCGCTTCAAGGAATCGCTCGCGAGATTGCTCATGCGGACAACGTATGCAGTCGGGTAAAGTTCGTGGAGCTGTTCCGTCGTCATGTTCGGATTTTCAACGAACGTGAGAGCGCTTTCCTTTTCTTCGCCCATGGCGACGACGATGTTTACGCGGCTGAGCTGGTCTGTGACGACCAAGTTCGTGGTCACGCAAGATTCGCCGAGATCGTTGTCTTCGTAAGAAGTGCGTACAAGCGTCTGGCGACGGCGGGACGCGATCTTTGTAGCCGTGATGCGGGAATCCTTGTTGAGGTAGTCTTCTTCAAGTTCGAGGTGGTAAATCGCTGCACGTTCTGCCATCTGCTTGATGACGGACGGGACGTTTTCTTCGGCGTACTTCGTGAAGACTTCGGCGCCGTTCCACTTGTGTTCGTTACTTGTGGCACGGGCGAGGATGTACAGAATTTCGCTCTTGAGGTTGTCGCCCATCGGGAGGAACGGCTTCAAGAGTTGCATCGCACGGAGTGCATAACGCATGTTCTGCACCGGTTCCAGACCTTCGATATCGTTGAAGAACCAGCCGCAGCTCGTGAAGCTGAATAGGCAGAACTTCTGGATTTCGAGGAGTCGAATGGCCTTGGCGCGGTCTTCTTGCTTGCTGTAATCCTTGAGCGTTTCCTTGAGGTATTGTTCCTTGCGGGATTCGTCTTCGGGCGCAACGATCACTTGGATGTAGTTGTTGCGGGCTTCCCATGGATCGATCTTAGAAATCTTTTCGAATTCGCGAACGAAGATGTTGTCGGCGACTTCCTTGAGATGGTTGAAGGCGTCGCGGAGCGGGCCTCTCCATTTCTGGTTCCAGTCGGCGCCACCTCCGGTGGAGCAACCGCAGTCTCTGTACCAGCGACCGACTCCGTGAGCACAGCTCCATGCACAGCCTTCGCCGTAGAAATTCTTGAGTTCGACTTCGTGCTTGGGCGGGAACTTTTCGAGGAACCAGCCGTAGTTTACCGGAACCATGTTGTTCTGCGGAGCGAACTTGTTGTAAAGCCATGCGGCGCACATGTCGCCAAACGGTTCGTGGTGGCCGTAAGATTCGCCGTCAGTGCCGATGCTTACGAGTTGAGGCTCGCTGCGATTGGCGTCCCAGGCGCTTTCAATGCGGTGTCCGAATGTTCCTGCGTCGCGGAGCAAGTGCTCGAAGCCGACGGCGCTCGAAAGCCACGGATTGTAGAAGAATACGTCGAGGTAACCGTCACAGACGAGGTTGCCATCCTTGTCGCGTGGGTAAATGCGGTACGGGCGCGTCGTGTCGATGTTCGTGTTGCTGCAATCGGTCCACTTCTTGTCGCCAAACTTGCGGAACTTGTCGGCTTGCGTGGGCGAGAGAATGGTGTATTTGATGCCGGCTTTGATAAGTTCAACAACGGTCTCAAAATTGATGGCGGTTTCGGCAAGCCACATGGCTTCGGGCATGCGTCCGAAATGGAACTTGAAGTCTTCAATGCCCCAGCGGATTTGTGTACGCTTGTCCTGCGCACTTGCAAGCGGCATGATGATGTGGTTGTAAACTTGAGCAATTGCGTTACCGTGCCCGTTCATGCGTTCCTGGCTGCGCTTGTCGGCGTCTTGAATGCGCTTGTAGGTGTCGGGCGTATTGGTGCGGATCCAGCCCATAAGAGTCGGGCCGATGTTAAAGCTCATGAAATCGTAGTTGTTTACGATATCGACAATTTTGCCTTTAGAATTTAAAATACGGCTTGCGGAGTTCGGGCTATAGCACTCGCTTGCAATGCGTTCGTTCCAGTCGTGGAACGGACGTGCGCTTGGCTGGTTCTCGATAACGCCAGTCCAAGGGTTTTCGCGAGGGGGCTGATAAAAATGTCCGTGAATGGTAAAGTAAAGGGGGTTCTTTTCGGTCATGGCTTAAAAATAGAAAAAAGGTTCAAAAGTGAACCTTTTTTTTAGAATACATGTTACAGCGCACACTATTTTAAGCGTAATATCTGCATTGTGTTGTGTTTGTCGATACTCGCTTTGATGATGTAATTTCCGGAGGCGATGGATTGAAGGCTTAAATCATGAGTTCCTGCCGAAATATGACCTTGCATAAGCGTTGCGACACGGTGGCCAGTCAGGTCAAAAACGGTGACGGTGGCGCGGCCATTTTTATTCGTAAAAAGCGAAAGCGACTTGCCGTTTATGGCTAGACTTATGTTGTTTGTTACAATGCGCTTTGATCCAAAATTGCGGACGGTGACCTTATCCCAACCGGGCATGTTGTCAAGGGCGATGATGCGCTTGTCGTCGAGGTTCCTCTTCCACATTTCTGTGGTCGTCTTTTCCAGGAAGTTCCCGCTCCAGGTCTGGCTCCAGGT is a window of Fibrobacter sp. UWB4 DNA encoding:
- a CDS encoding DUF3536 domain-containing protein; the protein is MTEKNPLYFTIHGHFYQPPRENPWTGVIENQPSARPFHDWNERIASECYSPNSASRILNSKGKIVDIVNNYDFMSFNIGPTLMGWIRTNTPDTYKRIQDADKRSQERMNGHGNAIAQVYNHIIMPLASAQDKRTQIRWGIEDFKFHFGRMPEAMWLAETAINFETVVELIKAGIKYTILSPTQADKFRKFGDKKWTDCSNTNIDTTRPYRIYPRDKDGNLVCDGYLDVFFYNPWLSSAVGFEHLLRDAGTFGHRIESAWDANRSEPQLVSIGTDGESYGHHEPFGDMCAAWLYNKFAPQNNMVPVNYGWFLEKFPPKHEVELKNFYGEGCAWSCAHGVGRWYRDCGCSTGGGADWNQKWRGPLRDAFNHLKEVADNIFVREFEKISKIDPWEARNNYIQVIVAPEDESRKEQYLKETLKDYSKQEDRAKAIRLLEIQKFCLFSFTSCGWFFNDIEGLEPVQNMRYALRAMQLLKPFLPMGDNLKSEILYILARATSNEHKWNGAEVFTKYAEENVPSVIKQMAERAAIYHLELEEDYLNKDSRITATKIASRRRQTLVRTSYEDNDLGESCVTTNLVVTDQLSRVNIVVAMGEEKESALTFVENPNMTTEQLHELYPTAYVVRMSNLASDSLKRINLLSTQKHLENITKSFSGFALNHGISIDSLADPDHTLPDTMRKILTVEINARIHHAALQLLNEHNKATIEEIHELIDEATALNTHFSFGGLGHMFFHKLTLLIDEVSKKFNEETLNYITDLITVADWLKLFINKTSLENHVFSIYKQYKAEPDGKFAALKPMFQWLNFEVV
- the gltX gene encoding glutamate--tRNA ligase encodes the protein MTEKSPVRVRFAPSPTGYLHVGGARTAIYNYFFAKHMGGTFYLRIEDTDRKRYNETALHDLMRDLKWLGLQWDEGPGCEGDCGPYFQSERLDIYHREIKKLLDAGCAYHCFCTEERLQEVRAEQEKSHVPVTGYDRHCRNISREEAEARIAAGEKAVIRFKVPETGVTEFDDMIRGHISYQNELLDDLVLIKRDGFPTYHFASVVDDHYMGTTHVLRGDEWISSTPKHELLYKAFGWQPPVWCHLPVILDKNGGKLSKRKGAASVGDFRDLGYLPETLVNYLALLGWNPGDDREVMSVKEMIDCFTLERINPKSASFDEKKLQWMNGQHIHMCDDEFLKNIMVEGLKAMGVDTSAEPNERLLEIVKQLKPRAHFVQDLATMAKYFFVAPTEYDEKGAKKHFGEGSKEVATLVRDMLASIEDFKTPVIEKGFYELAERCGHKVGELVGAPRLAVSGVTAGPGLWEMFEIIGKEEVLRRMDVALPLMK
- the hpt gene encoding hypoxanthine phosphoribosyltransferase; amino-acid sequence: MYKLPSAPLITAREINARLDSLAQELKAFDFDVILSALTGSYMFTADLSRRIATPKLRIAFIKASSYGDSDHPSANVHISGLEGLDIKGKRVLLIDDILDTGNTMYSLVKALADYTPASITTCVLLNKESRRTVDFHADFVGFEIEDKFVVGYGLDYANTYRTYPEVWALEEA
- the queA gene encoding tRNA preQ1(34) S-adenosylmethionine ribosyltransferase-isomerase QueA codes for the protein MEYHLSDYNFEFPKELIASRTAGKGKTRILYCPKNGGERRIMKAPEIVDLFRPGDCLVVNNTKVIPARLYGETQFGGQVEVLLVQALNPSESGEARFEAKVHPGKAFQVGRELTLAGVRTFVEEVHEEDGNRVLRFEKTPSEMEEVMNREGHVPLPPYIDRPDDEDDKKAYQTIFAKYAGAVAAPTASLHFSEQMLDDLKAKGVYVAEVTLHVGPGTFQNISVEDFTQHKMHGEHYELTKENADIINKAKREGGRIVTVGTTSTRVVETIADANGFLKPQKGVTYAFFYPGYKYKLIDGLLTNFHWPKSSLILLVSAFYGRENTLDAYKMAVENKLKLFSYGDGMLIL
- a CDS encoding YafY family protein — its product is MATGYEKISKIKCKLRVPMTVAMLAEAMDCGPRTIFRHLNALEQENCGLHKFKKNGETFYVIQTEQKVDFNQKIVKQLERLKKTMNDTTPLDLKNRKLIDSVISSMQTTDPDGFKAEAITLDPNYIMDYGPFCDHKAQDCMVSKLLSAIREGFKIRIVYRSTNEGTEKETKEVCPIKLVMRVDTLYLIAADETYAETHVFKNYLVENIMSVAQTNNCAMTLREPFCVYDHYKYAFGKYVSTDDPETISLVIKSGWLKTQFNKSRFSPPAEFAEDKDGNMIVTLKLRLTPDFKTWLFGVLPDVKILKPESLKTEMLERLKNTLKEMKA
- a CDS encoding BON domain-containing protein — translated: MEEYSTYGGLDRGIPLLCVCTHCGTIHVAFSQEFAFGRKDEAHSEYAKVYGHNRIFPGDWLYFDGATRPCIVKSFFQSRDREVVVYKRNGMPDEKYEGPKIPISHEVAPEGYRLLPAQCVNTLLGDHVYHVLRKQFGVAVGVVKDDTKDKLVVKMDDGLLVFMSYPRYAENPPNDEVVSVVRKRLEILSSGLSEDITIEAGQGIVYLRGFVNSLATKRAIQTTVGEIMGLRGCVNMVRVRKNSKMTDGDLERRIWDVLDDVAHPIFKYSVKVKSGAAKVTFYYEDEVYPEELKARIESIPGIVSLNMHGTAILKKNLGKQDLCRKIMDKLASYRFLKNSFVHVTYVGKRFLVEGRVRNIIQREFALLAVAGFARSVAVGNRLRILKT